The Chloroflexota bacterium genome window below encodes:
- a CDS encoding FGGY family carbohydrate kinase translates to MSDYLLGLDYGTGGAKACIIDPEGNVLGFAFEEYPFYHDHPGWSEHDPDRYWTVACQMIQECISQARIQPAEIKGLAVSSALPSMVMVDEQHQPIHRAYNLMDRRATREVEWLKENIGEQRIMDITANRIEDHPALVNLLWEKTNRPESYGQIWKALTIDGFITLKLTGRPVVCHGGAPFYGVAYNLVEESFDQQMLNDIGIDGSLIPEIHRSEEIIGEVTSAAAAETGLAAGTLVCAGQVDFNASCIAAGIVDEGDIMSNLGTVGNFGVIFTDKAFPYSPVGLSMINLAFTVDSANTLMTIPSTTTGGQSIRYLRDEFSKYEIEVERVLGISSYDLLNMQAAEVPLGSDGLIILPYLMGERTPIWDTTARGVIFGLSLNHTKGHIVRAMMEAVAFALYDSYRLIETSGLKLNTPMVLNEGGAVSKLWRQIITDVFNVPTVLVKRRTGAPFGDAILAGVATGVFDDYSVAKQWAEYVDRMEPIPGNHQRYMPYFDLYKDLYEHVKEDFKTLAKLRGQL, encoded by the coding sequence ATGTCAGATTATCTTCTTGGTCTCGACTATGGCACCGGCGGTGCCAAGGCCTGTATTATCGACCCGGAGGGCAACGTCCTGGGCTTTGCTTTCGAGGAATATCCTTTCTATCATGACCATCCCGGCTGGTCGGAGCACGATCCCGATCGCTACTGGACTGTCGCCTGCCAAATGATCCAGGAATGCATCTCGCAGGCTCGCATTCAACCAGCCGAAATCAAGGGGCTTGCAGTTTCTTCCGCCTTGCCTTCCATGGTAATGGTGGACGAGCAGCACCAGCCAATTCATCGCGCCTACAACCTGATGGATAGGCGTGCAACCCGGGAGGTTGAATGGCTCAAGGAGAATATCGGCGAGCAACGGATCATGGATATCACGGCCAATCGTATCGAGGATCATCCTGCCCTGGTCAACCTGTTATGGGAAAAGACCAACCGTCCCGAGTCCTATGGGCAGATCTGGAAAGCCCTTACCATCGATGGTTTTATCACCCTCAAGTTGACCGGCAGGCCGGTGGTTTGTCACGGCGGCGCGCCCTTCTACGGCGTGGCCTACAACCTGGTCGAGGAGAGCTTCGACCAACAGATGTTGAACGACATCGGGATCGATGGCAGCCTGATACCGGAGATCCATCGCAGCGAGGAGATCATCGGCGAGGTGACCTCTGCCGCCGCCGCTGAGACGGGCCTGGCAGCGGGCACGCTGGTCTGCGCCGGACAGGTTGACTTCAATGCCAGTTGCATCGCTGCCGGCATCGTCGACGAAGGCGACATCATGAGCAACCTGGGCACGGTTGGCAACTTCGGCGTCATATTCACCGACAAGGCCTTCCCCTATTCACCTGTGGGCCTCTCCATGATTAACCTGGCCTTTACCGTGGACTCGGCCAATACCTTGATGACCATTCCCTCGACCACCACCGGCGGCCAGTCGATTCGCTATCTGCGGGACGAATTTTCCAAGTACGAGATCGAGGTGGAGCGGGTGCTGGGTATCAGTTCGTATGATCTGCTCAATATGCAGGCAGCCGAGGTTCCCTTGGGCAGCGACGGTTTGATCATTCTCCCCTACCTGATGGGTGAACGAACGCCCATTTGGGATACCACTGCCCGGGGTGTCATCTTCGGTCTCTCGTTGAACCATACCAAGGGCCACATCGTACGTGCCATGATGGAGGCGGTAGCCTTTGCCCTGTACGACTCCTACCGCCTGATCGAAACATCTGGATTGAAGCTGAACACCCCCATGGTGCTCAACGAGGGTGGCGCGGTCAGCAAGCTCTGGCGCCAGATCATTACAGATGTGTTCAACGTGCCCACAGTGCTGGTCAAACGACGGACAGGTGCTCCCTTTGGCGACGCAATCCTTGCCGGGGTGGCTACTGGTGTTTTCGACGATTATTCAGTTGCGAAGCAGTGGGCAGAATATGTCGACCGCATGGAGCCGATTCCAGGCAACCACCAGCGCTACATGCCTTATTTCGACCTTTACAAAGACCTTTATGAACATGTCAAGGAGGATTTCAAAACGTTGGCGAAGCTACGAGGACAGCTATAG
- a CDS encoding DUF362 domain-containing protein, with product MNRRQFCRNLIALGSAAVLAPLTDACTYPIPPGETARSTDTPAASGQPASSGTSAKPKAQSSPAAAPDQSLATIALVSTTDRAAGVRQALELLGINPVRGRHVLFKPNFNSADPAPGSTHDDVLRILLASLSDMEAHAITLADRSGMGNTHRVMEQKGVFELVDEFGAEAVAFEDLPADAWTIIDGDGFHWARGFPVPRMLRDAECVVQTCNLKTHRYGGHFTLSLKNSVGFVAKHHDSYNFMNELHGTSDQRKMIAEINTAYDPALIVLDGVEAFVKGGPATGTKAETGVILAGTDRVAIDAAGVAILRMFETTRDVERGSVFEQEQLARAVELGLGVKSPDQISFVTGDAESAAYAGRIREVLLTSTA from the coding sequence ATGAATCGCCGACAATTCTGCAGGAACCTGATCGCGCTGGGCAGCGCCGCGGTCCTGGCGCCACTGACCGACGCCTGCACATACCCGATTCCGCCCGGGGAGACAGCCAGATCCACCGATACGCCCGCTGCCTCCGGCCAGCCGGCTTCTTCCGGAACCTCCGCTAAGCCGAAAGCCCAATCTTCGCCCGCGGCCGCGCCTGATCAATCATTGGCAACCATCGCTCTCGTCAGCACCACCGATCGAGCAGCAGGTGTACGCCAGGCGCTTGAGCTGCTGGGCATCAACCCTGTTCGCGGCCGTCATGTGCTGTTCAAACCAAACTTCAACAGCGCTGACCCCGCGCCCGGCTCCACGCATGATGACGTTTTACGAATACTGCTTGCCAGCCTGAGCGACATGGAGGCCCACGCCATCACCCTGGCTGATCGCAGTGGCATGGGCAATACCCATCGGGTAATGGAGCAAAAAGGTGTCTTTGAATTAGTTGATGAATTTGGTGCAGAGGCGGTGGCCTTTGAGGACCTGCCGGCCGATGCCTGGACCATCATCGATGGCGACGGGTTCCACTGGGCACGGGGGTTTCCTGTACCAAGGATGCTTCGGGATGCCGAATGCGTGGTGCAGACCTGCAATCTGAAGACCCACCGCTACGGTGGGCATTTCACCCTTTCGCTAAAGAATTCGGTGGGGTTCGTCGCCAAACATCACGATTCTTACAACTTCATGAACGAGCTGCACGGCACGAGCGACCAGCGCAAGATGATCGCCGAAATCAATACGGCCTATGATCCGGCCCTTATCGTTCTGGATGGCGTGGAGGCCTTCGTCAAGGGAGGACCGGCCACCGGCACCAAGGCCGAAACCGGAGTCATTCTGGCGGGCACCGACCGCGTTGCCATCGATGCTGCCGGTGTTGCCATCTTGCGCATGTTTGAGACCACCCGCGACGTCGAGCGCGGATCCGTGTTCGAACAGGAGCAGCTGGCCCGGGCGGTGGAGTTGGGCCTGGGTGTAAAATCGCCAGATCAGATCAGCTTTGTTACCGGTGATGCGGAAAGCGCAGCGTATGCCGGACGGATTCGAGAGGTTCTATTGACGTCAACGGCGTAG
- a CDS encoding glycoside hydrolase family 2 protein: protein MLDLNGSWKLMDFAPGLGVAAGAFSSDFDDSDWPPVGVPGDVHTALVRQGRIEPPFFNMNVETCQWVEDQEWWYRRSFQIDEPVLSPGSRFILRFDGLDTFATIYLNGAEIGQHANMFIGKELDVTSDLRPGDNLLAVCFDPVMQQIGDHSLDGQWASYGAERVWARKAQYNFSWDWAPRLLSAGIWQDVILKRFEGARLADVFFKTVMFNEDLARVAIDIDINRWTNNRELGVEIVLSRGEQELVAAAPVSGNRIEMALDVFDPAIWWTHDLGEPALYDLEVRLLGQEGLLDVYRDQVGIRTIEVDQSLDPEEPGTRFFTFVLNGVPLFARGADWIPADSFVAQVDEDRYRDLLRLAVEANMNCLRVWGGGIYEKRAFYQLCDQFGLLVWQDFMFACALYPDFDPDFVAQIEVEADAVVRRLRNHPSIAMWCGSNENIWIDDLVNWDEPGRDFPGKTIYHQVLPDIVDRLDGTRLYWPSSPFGGNDHNDERQGNRHNWQVWHGAELPRRFGEEPRRDFSPDGVSFRHYGHDMARFISEFGMHASPVLETLRRNVPETGLRFASPELLYRNKDRPKDKGNMLMRAHTGLPASLQEYVDFSMIAQAEGLKFALEHYRRRKFHCSGTLFWQLNDCWPGLSWSVLDYYHFAKAGYFYAKRAYAPLMASFQSEVDGSVSLWVVNDTLAELHDSALWTLATFDGETIHQGSQGYSLDANVSRLVTSIPAELLRRADPRASFLHVRSQGSLFPDNRHFFVEIKDLLRPQANLEVGISEAERGLDVQISSDLFAYFVQVVVPVQGTRFSDNYIDLLPGEKRLIQVRHAGDRALTKDDVVVSCLPGTSATI from the coding sequence ATGCTCGACTTGAACGGATCCTGGAAACTCATGGACTTTGCACCCGGCCTGGGTGTGGCCGCCGGCGCGTTTAGCAGCGACTTCGATGATAGCGACTGGCCGCCGGTCGGCGTGCCGGGCGATGTGCACACTGCCCTGGTCCGGCAGGGACGCATCGAACCACCCTTTTTTAACATGAATGTCGAGACCTGCCAATGGGTCGAGGACCAGGAGTGGTGGTACCGGCGAAGCTTTCAGATCGATGAACCAGTCCTGTCGCCAGGCTCGCGTTTCATTTTGCGATTCGATGGCCTTGACACATTTGCCACGATTTATCTAAACGGCGCCGAAATAGGCCAACATGCCAATATGTTCATCGGCAAGGAACTGGATGTGACCAGCGATCTCCGGCCGGGTGATAACCTGCTGGCCGTCTGCTTCGACCCGGTGATGCAACAAATAGGCGATCACTCGCTGGACGGGCAGTGGGCCAGCTATGGCGCCGAGCGTGTCTGGGCTCGCAAGGCCCAGTACAACTTCAGTTGGGACTGGGCACCTCGCCTTCTCAGCGCAGGCATCTGGCAGGATGTGATACTTAAGCGTTTTGAAGGTGCCCGGTTGGCGGATGTGTTTTTCAAGACCGTCATGTTCAACGAAGATCTGGCGCGTGTTGCCATCGATATTGACATAAACAGATGGACGAATAACCGCGAACTCGGCGTCGAGATCGTTCTGAGTCGAGGCGAACAAGAGTTGGTTGCAGCGGCACCTGTGTCCGGGAACCGGATAGAAATGGCGCTTGATGTTTTCGACCCGGCCATTTGGTGGACCCACGATCTGGGTGAGCCTGCACTTTACGACCTGGAGGTGCGTCTGCTGGGGCAGGAGGGGCTTCTGGACGTTTACCGGGACCAGGTTGGTATCCGTACCATCGAGGTAGACCAATCCCTCGATCCGGAGGAACCGGGCACCCGGTTCTTTACCTTCGTCCTTAATGGCGTGCCCCTCTTTGCCCGGGGTGCGGACTGGATTCCGGCCGATTCCTTCGTTGCCCAGGTGGATGAGGATCGCTACCGCGACCTTCTGAGGCTGGCGGTGGAAGCCAACATGAACTGCCTGCGGGTGTGGGGTGGTGGCATCTACGAGAAACGGGCCTTCTATCAACTGTGCGACCAGTTTGGTCTGCTGGTCTGGCAGGATTTCATGTTTGCCTGCGCGCTCTATCCCGATTTCGATCCAGACTTCGTGGCGCAGATCGAAGTGGAGGCAGATGCCGTGGTTCGCCGTTTGCGCAACCATCCCTCCATCGCCATGTGGTGTGGCAGCAATGAAAACATATGGATCGACGACCTGGTCAACTGGGATGAGCCAGGCCGCGACTTCCCCGGAAAAACGATCTACCACCAGGTTTTACCGGACATCGTCGATCGATTGGACGGCACCCGTTTGTACTGGCCCTCCAGCCCCTTTGGCGGCAACGATCACAACGACGAGCGTCAGGGAAACCGGCACAATTGGCAGGTCTGGCATGGTGCTGAGTTGCCGCGTCGCTTTGGCGAGGAACCCCGGCGTGATTTCTCGCCGGACGGCGTTTCCTTCCGGCACTATGGGCACGACATGGCTCGATTTATCAGCGAATTCGGCATGCATGCTTCGCCGGTGCTGGAAACTTTGCGGCGCAATGTTCCCGAAACCGGGCTGCGTTTCGCAAGCCCCGAGCTGCTCTATCGCAACAAGGACCGGCCAAAGGACAAGGGAAACATGTTGATGCGGGCCCACACGGGCTTACCCGCGTCCCTTCAGGAGTACGTCGATTTCTCCATGATTGCCCAGGCGGAGGGGCTCAAGTTCGCTCTTGAACATTACCGGCGGCGCAAGTTTCACTGCAGCGGCACTCTCTTCTGGCAACTGAACGACTGCTGGCCCGGCCTGAGTTGGAGCGTTCTTGACTACTATCACTTTGCGAAAGCCGGCTATTTTTACGCAAAACGGGCCTATGCCCCGCTGATGGCCTCCTTTCAGTCGGAAGTCGACGGCAGTGTTTCCTTGTGGGTTGTCAATGACACGTTGGCTGAGTTGCATGACTCGGCCCTGTGGACGCTGGCGACATTTGATGGCGAAACCATTCATCAGGGATCGCAAGGCTATTCCCTGGACGCAAACGTATCCCGCCTGGTGACCAGTATCCCTGCCGAGCTTTTGCGCCGGGCCGATCCCAGGGCAAGCTTTCTCCATGTTCGCTCGCAAGGCAGCCTGTTTCCAGATAACCGGCACTTCTTTGTGGAAATCAAGGATCTGCTTCGGCCGCAAGCAAACCTGGAAGTAGGTATCAGCGAGGCGGAAAGGGGGCTGGATGTCCAGATATCCAGCGACCTGTTCGCCTACTTCGTTCAAGTCGTGGTCCCCGTCCAAGGCACACGCTTCTCTGACAACTACATCGATCTACTGCCGGGAGAGAAACGGCTTATTCAGGTCCGTCACGCCGGCGACCGTGCCTTGACGAAGGATGACGTTGTCGTATCCTGTCTCCCCGGAACCAGCGCCACGATATGA
- a CDS encoding MFS transporter: MTDRPVAIDLSLAEEPLATSGESDTFQLDQVLTIGVGHLTHDIFTAFLAPLLPLIQTRLGLGYAMAGSLAIFAQLPSLLNPFIGYMADRVSVRYFVILAPGVSATLYSLIGLAPSYAALAILLFAAGISIAAFHAPAPAMVAKVSGPRVGTGMSVFMASGELARAIGPIFAVAGVAWFGLEGIWRLAVLGWLVSAFLFVRLRRVPATPRTPGNSDMADFWHTARRVFPSLTWLVSGRIFMLAAVTTYLPIYMSDEREAGLWMAAAALTILEAAGVAGALLAGTLSDRLGRKRVLLVLMSVAPLLLFAFVSGPEWLAVPLLVALGFTAISPQPVLLALVQDQFPRNRALANGTFLAISFVVRAAGIWLVGVIADSYGLNSAFAFSAFFALFSIPSVFLLPSKEVE; the protein is encoded by the coding sequence ATGACAGATCGGCCCGTAGCAATAGACCTGTCGCTGGCAGAAGAGCCGCTGGCGACATCCGGCGAAAGCGACACATTCCAACTCGATCAGGTGCTCACCATCGGCGTGGGGCACCTGACCCATGATATCTTTACCGCATTTCTTGCACCCCTGCTTCCTCTGATCCAGACCAGGCTCGGCCTGGGCTACGCTATGGCCGGAAGCCTGGCGATTTTCGCCCAGCTGCCCAGTCTTCTCAACCCCTTCATCGGTTACATGGCGGACAGGGTCAGCGTACGCTATTTCGTCATTCTGGCGCCAGGTGTCAGCGCGACTCTTTACAGCCTGATAGGGCTGGCGCCAAGCTACGCTGCATTGGCCATTCTCTTGTTCGCAGCCGGTATCAGTATTGCTGCCTTTCACGCCCCCGCGCCGGCCATGGTTGCCAAGGTGTCTGGTCCCCGGGTCGGCACGGGAATGAGTGTCTTTATGGCTTCTGGCGAGTTGGCCCGGGCCATTGGTCCGATCTTCGCTGTGGCAGGGGTGGCGTGGTTCGGTTTAGAGGGCATATGGCGATTGGCCGTGCTGGGTTGGCTGGTATCTGCCTTCCTTTTCGTGCGCCTTCGGCGGGTTCCGGCGACGCCAAGGACCCCGGGAAACTCCGACATGGCTGACTTCTGGCATACAGCACGGCGTGTGTTTCCCTCTCTTACCTGGCTGGTTAGCGGACGAATCTTCATGTTGGCGGCAGTGACAACCTATTTGCCCATCTATATGAGCGATGAACGGGAGGCCGGCCTCTGGATGGCAGCAGCAGCCCTGACGATTCTGGAAGCCGCGGGGGTAGCCGGCGCGTTGCTGGCCGGTACGCTGAGCGACCGGCTGGGGCGTAAGCGGGTCCTGCTGGTGCTCATGAGCGTGGCGCCGCTTCTTTTGTTCGCTTTTGTGTCTGGCCCCGAGTGGCTGGCAGTACCCCTGCTGGTCGCTCTGGGGTTTACAGCTATTTCCCCGCAGCCGGTGCTGTTGGCTCTGGTGCAGGATCAGTTTCCCAGAAACCGCGCCCTGGCCAACGGCACCTTCCTGGCCATCAGCTTTGTCGTCCGGGCCGCGGGCATCTGGCTCGTTGGTGTTATTGCCGACAGCTACGGGCTGAACAGTGCCTTTGCCTTCAGCGCCTTCTTTGCCTTGTTCAGTATTCCTTCAGTGTTTCTGTTGCCGTCGAAAGAGGTTGAATGA
- a CDS encoding sugar-binding transcriptional regulator, giving the protein MRSDADRHTLLYKIAKAYYEDGLTQHQIGRRFSLSRVKVSRLLQEARDERVVQIAIVSSIDSNADLERELEARFDLLEAVVVTPADYSAPVILQELGTAAANHLMRCLQGKEIVALSWGTTLHAVIEALPAQNWPDLKVVQILGGVGDPEVEVHGNDLSRRMAQSFGAQLRFMPSPGIVGSRQVRDALIGDPQIASSLALGQRADVALVGIGVPIPGSVVDRAGILSKDEIVELANLAAVGDIALRFFDKNGQPTQHAINDRIVGLDIDQMRRIPRRIGVAGGSDKHQAIGAVLRGGLVNVIVTDERSARYLLTSSGKAPDSANGIAAQATIGNTVRSPGELVHG; this is encoded by the coding sequence ATGCGTTCCGATGCCGACAGGCACACGCTCTTGTACAAGATCGCCAAGGCCTATTACGAGGACGGGCTCACCCAGCACCAGATCGGTCGACGCTTTAGTCTCTCCCGCGTCAAGGTCTCGCGCCTTTTGCAGGAGGCACGAGATGAACGAGTTGTCCAGATTGCCATCGTTTCTTCCATTGACTCCAACGCGGACCTCGAACGTGAACTGGAAGCTCGCTTTGACCTTCTGGAGGCCGTCGTCGTCACCCCTGCGGACTACAGTGCTCCCGTGATTCTTCAGGAACTGGGTACTGCAGCGGCTAATCATCTGATGCGCTGCCTGCAGGGCAAGGAGATTGTGGCCCTGAGCTGGGGCACTACCCTGCATGCCGTGATCGAGGCGCTGCCCGCTCAGAACTGGCCCGATCTGAAGGTCGTGCAGATCCTTGGTGGCGTTGGTGATCCAGAGGTCGAAGTTCATGGCAACGATCTCTCCCGCCGGATGGCTCAATCCTTTGGCGCCCAACTTCGTTTCATGCCATCCCCGGGTATCGTTGGCAGCAGGCAAGTGCGCGACGCGTTGATCGGCGATCCCCAGATTGCGTCAAGCCTGGCATTGGGCCAACGGGCCGACGTGGCGCTGGTAGGCATCGGTGTGCCTATCCCGGGATCGGTGGTCGACCGGGCAGGTATTCTATCGAAGGATGAGATCGTCGAGTTGGCGAACCTCGCTGCTGTGGGTGACATTGCTCTGCGATTCTTCGACAAAAACGGCCAACCCACCCAGCACGCGATCAACGATCGTATCGTTGGCCTGGATATCGACCAAATGAGGCGGATACCCCGCAGGATCGGTGTGGCTGGTGGTAGTGACAAACACCAGGCGATTGGCGCAGTGCTGCGTGGCGGCCTCGTCAATGTTATCGTGACCGATGAGCGCAGCGCCAGATATCTGCTCACCAGCTCCGGAAAGGCCCCGGATTCAGCCAACGGGATAGCAGCTCAGGCGACGATTGGCAACACCGTGCGATCGCCTGGCGAACTGGTTCATGGGTGA
- a CDS encoding DUF5335 family protein: MDHDPTHQPRMIPASQWTAFFEELNQNFGGKSVHVEQGTGSMTPVAQTGSITLVGLDYEHHRRHPHLTIELAGAGTPEIPIDPNLVWGVYDRDEQLFAVEIIDQHDYKVNLQFGQV; encoded by the coding sequence ATGGATCACGATCCCACCCACCAACCCAGGATGATTCCCGCATCCCAATGGACAGCTTTCTTCGAGGAGCTCAATCAGAACTTCGGTGGAAAATCGGTTCATGTAGAGCAAGGCACAGGCTCCATGACTCCCGTAGCTCAAACAGGATCGATTACCCTTGTAGGTCTGGATTACGAACATCATCGACGGCACCCCCACCTGACCATTGAACTCGCCGGCGCCGGTACACCAGAGATTCCGATCGATCCAAACCTGGTCTGGGGTGTGTACGATCGGGACGAACAGTTGTTCGCGGTAGAAATCATCGATCAACATGATTACAAGGTGAACCTGCAGTTCGGTCAGGTATGA
- a CDS encoding fructose-bisphosphate aldolase, with product MSTSLGKQVRLHRLQNPQSGRILTIAIDHAPSYGVLPGLEDIQAVIDRVAAGGPDAVMLMKGPAQRCFAPYAGDISLILKSSTLSPFHPTQDVWVNPVEDALRLGADAISMALTVGSEQQAALVSNLAALVREAEQVGLPVIVHAYPNGELVPPDQIYSAEQVSYAARLGMELGVDIVKTFYTGSAESFGTVVEAAAPALVVAAGGPRLDSDADVLTMAFAVKEAGAAGLTFGRNVWQSDSAPSTIRALAAVLHEEASVDEALALLPSQESV from the coding sequence ATGAGCACCTCCCTCGGCAAGCAGGTGCGGCTGCACAGGTTGCAGAACCCGCAGTCGGGCCGGATCCTGACGATAGCCATTGACCATGCGCCCAGCTATGGCGTGCTGCCCGGCCTGGAGGATATCCAGGCGGTGATCGACCGCGTGGCCGCTGGCGGCCCCGACGCGGTCATGCTGATGAAAGGTCCTGCCCAGCGCTGTTTTGCGCCGTATGCAGGTGATATATCGTTGATACTCAAGTCGTCGACGCTGTCCCCATTCCATCCGACGCAAGACGTTTGGGTGAACCCGGTTGAGGATGCGCTTCGTTTGGGTGCAGACGCGATTTCCATGGCTCTGACTGTGGGCAGCGAGCAGCAGGCGGCGCTGGTGTCCAACCTGGCAGCGCTGGTACGGGAAGCGGAGCAGGTTGGGCTGCCCGTGATCGTACACGCCTACCCGAACGGCGAACTGGTGCCGCCAGACCAGATCTATTCGGCGGAACAGGTCAGCTACGCGGCTCGCCTGGGCATGGAGTTGGGCGTCGACATTGTCAAGACCTTCTACACCGGTTCGGCTGAGAGCTTCGGCACCGTAGTGGAGGCGGCCGCGCCTGCCCTAGTCGTGGCTGCCGGGGGACCGCGCCTGGATAGCGACGCCGATGTGTTGACTATGGCGTTCGCGGTCAAGGAGGCGGGCGCGGCGGGCCTGACGTTTGGGCGCAACGTGTGGCAGAGTGACAGCGCCCCATCCACGATCCGCGCGCTGGCGGCCGTGCTGCACGAGGAGGCTTCGGTAGACGAGG
- a CDS encoding GNAT family N-acetyltransferase, whose protein sequence is MFSTRPFNGSSEDYEAIVAIRNAIWPDMPVNVSFQARRDRQRIPEHLFRRVLVIREKIAAEPVQCVAFAEYGHMSWAFDPRKYYLEILILPDFQQQGIGGMLYDHIIAELQPSDPRSIDALTREDKPEGQRFLEDRGFQMASRSPCSVLDPAAFEPERFSGVVQAMQDSGITIRTFGELDAIYPDHLRRLFDLDRIIMQDIPWHDDFTPVPFEHFAKRLEDNPNLMPNGFLVALDEDRYIGLTNLWASEATDTILYTGLTGVLRDYRRQGIATALKVQAISYAKSLTSSEGGPPEIRTDNHEDNPMFLLNLRFGFQELPAWLEYRKSLE, encoded by the coding sequence ATGTTCAGTACCAGACCCTTCAATGGCAGCTCCGAAGATTACGAGGCCATCGTGGCGATCCGAAACGCCATCTGGCCCGATATGCCTGTCAACGTCTCCTTCCAGGCACGCCGGGACAGGCAACGGATACCGGAGCATCTCTTTCGACGGGTGTTGGTGATTCGGGAAAAGATTGCCGCCGAGCCCGTTCAGTGTGTTGCGTTCGCCGAATATGGCCACATGTCCTGGGCGTTCGATCCCCGGAAGTACTACCTGGAAATCCTGATCCTTCCAGATTTCCAGCAACAGGGTATCGGCGGGATGCTCTACGACCATATTATTGCAGAGCTGCAGCCTTCCGATCCCCGTTCAATCGATGCCCTCACCCGGGAGGACAAGCCGGAAGGCCAACGGTTTCTGGAAGACCGTGGCTTCCAGATGGCCTCCCGTTCGCCATGCTCGGTTTTGGACCCGGCAGCGTTTGAGCCTGAGCGGTTCTCCGGCGTGGTTCAGGCCATGCAGGATTCGGGTATCACCATCCGAACCTTTGGCGAGTTGGATGCCATCTATCCCGACCACCTCCGGCGATTATTCGATCTGGATCGTATAATCATGCAGGATATCCCGTGGCATGACGACTTTACACCCGTACCCTTCGAACATTTCGCTAAGAGGCTCGAAGATAACCCCAACCTGATGCCCAACGGCTTTCTGGTTGCGCTCGACGAAGACCGCTACATAGGTCTGACAAACCTTTGGGCAAGCGAGGCAACCGACACCATCCTCTATACAGGGCTAACCGGCGTTCTGCGCGACTATCGGCGCCAGGGTATCGCAACCGCTCTCAAGGTGCAGGCGATCTCCTATGCCAAATCCCTGACATCGTCCGAAGGTGGGCCGCCCGAAATCCGTACTGACAATCACGAAGACAACCCGATGTTTCTGCTGAATCTTCGATTTGGTTTCCAGGAACTACCGGCCTGGTTGGAGTACCGAAAATCACTGGAATAG